One segment of Gordonia terrae DNA contains the following:
- a CDS encoding trypsin-like peptidase domain-containing protein: protein MTKKLTVLLAVLAATVLAGWGGGVAVAAPAKIFMGGGSGILVLKGGNSAAACTLTTIGRSKTNKLIGVTAGHCGTPGQKVYSETFQDRGQAGTITYTAPDLDMAIVEFDASRVVPLRTVRGVTIRSVDPKPLAFPTIACKEGRTTGNTCGIAWFSDGDVHVSQMCVIEGDSGSPVVVGDRLVGMVNAYYFLGCLGPETGTNIQPILKRIGSLDAYKGFRVA from the coding sequence ATGACGAAGAAGCTGACAGTGCTGTTGGCGGTTTTGGCTGCGACGGTGCTGGCCGGCTGGGGAGGGGGCGTCGCGGTCGCCGCACCGGCGAAGATCTTCATGGGGGGCGGCTCCGGCATCCTGGTCCTCAAGGGTGGCAACTCGGCGGCAGCCTGCACGCTGACGACCATCGGTCGCTCGAAGACGAACAAGCTCATCGGCGTCACCGCTGGCCACTGCGGCACCCCCGGCCAGAAGGTCTACTCCGAGACCTTCCAGGATCGCGGCCAGGCCGGCACCATCACCTACACCGCGCCCGATCTCGACATGGCGATCGTCGAATTCGACGCCTCGCGCGTCGTGCCGCTGCGCACCGTCCGCGGGGTCACCATCCGCTCGGTCGACCCGAAGCCCCTTGCCTTCCCGACCATCGCCTGCAAGGAAGGCCGGACCACCGGCAACACCTGCGGTATCGCCTGGTTCTCCGACGGTGATGTCCACGTGAGCCAGATGTGCGTGATCGAAGGTGACTCCGGCAGCCCCGTGGTCGTGGGCGATCGCCTCGTGGGGATGGTCAACGCCTACTACTTCCTCGGTTGCCTCGGCCCCGAGACCGGCACCAACATCCAGCCGATCCTCAAGCGGATCGGGTCTCTCGACGCCTACAAGGGATTCCGGGTCGCCTGA
- a CDS encoding 3-isopropylmalate dehydrogenase, with protein MKLAVIAGDGIGPEVITEALGVLESVVPAVSTTEFDLGARRYHRNGELLTEDDLESLRRHDAILLGAIGDPSVPSGVLERGLLLTMRFALDHHVNLRPSRRFPGVSSPLAGDPDIDFVVVREGTEGPYTGNGGAIRVGTPNEVATEVSVNTRFGVERVVRNAFQRAQQRRKKLTLVHKTNVLTFAGSMWSRAVDEVGAEFPDVTTDYCHVDAATIYLVTDPGRFDVIVTDNLFGDIITDIAAAVSGGIGLAASGNIDATGANPSMFEPVHGSAPDIAGQGKADPTAAILSVALLLRHLGEDDAAARIEKAVADDLADRSGTFSTSEIGTRIRERL; from the coding sequence ATGAAGCTCGCAGTCATTGCCGGTGACGGCATCGGTCCCGAGGTCATCACCGAGGCACTGGGGGTGCTCGAGTCGGTCGTACCGGCGGTGAGCACCACCGAATTCGACCTGGGCGCGCGTCGTTACCACCGCAACGGCGAGTTGCTGACCGAGGACGACCTCGAGTCGCTCCGTCGTCACGACGCCATCCTGCTGGGCGCGATCGGCGATCCGTCGGTGCCCTCGGGTGTGCTCGAACGCGGCCTCCTCCTCACCATGCGGTTCGCCCTCGATCATCACGTCAACCTACGGCCGTCGCGCCGGTTCCCCGGTGTCTCCTCGCCGCTCGCCGGTGACCCCGACATCGACTTCGTGGTGGTTCGAGAGGGCACCGAGGGGCCCTACACCGGCAACGGCGGTGCGATTCGGGTCGGTACCCCGAACGAGGTCGCCACCGAGGTGAGCGTCAACACGCGTTTCGGCGTGGAGCGCGTGGTGCGTAATGCCTTTCAGCGCGCGCAGCAGCGTCGTAAGAAGCTCACGCTGGTGCACAAGACCAACGTCCTCACGTTCGCCGGGTCCATGTGGAGCCGTGCGGTCGACGAGGTCGGCGCCGAGTTCCCCGACGTCACGACCGACTACTGCCATGTGGACGCCGCGACCATCTACCTGGTCACCGATCCCGGCCGCTTCGACGTCATCGTCACCGACAACCTGTTCGGCGACATCATCACCGACATCGCGGCCGCGGTGAGCGGCGGTATCGGACTGGCCGCCTCGGGCAACATCGACGCCACCGGTGCCAACCCGTCGATGTTCGAGCCCGTCCACGGGTCGGCTCCCGACATCGCCGGTCAGGGCAAGGCCGATCCGACGGCCGCGATCCTGTCGGTCGCCCTCCTGCTCCGGCATCTCGGTGAGGACGACGCCGCCGCGCGGATCGAGAAGGCCGTCGCCGACGACCTCGCCGACCGCAGTGGCACGTTCAGCACCTCGGAGATCGGGACGCGCATCCGCGAGCGGCTGTAG
- the serA gene encoding phosphoglycerate dehydrogenase, with protein MSSAGRPVVLIADKLAPSTVEALGDGVEVRWVDGPDRPKLLEAVVDADAILVRSATTVDAEVLDAGKKLKIIARAGVGLDNVDVPAATERGVMVVNAPTSNIHTAAEHAVALLMSASRQIPAADATLREKTWKRSSFNGVEIFDKTVGVVGLGRIGQLVAARLAAFETHIIAYDPYVSPARAAQLGIELVSLDELLERADFITVHLPKTPETLGLIGAEQLARTKKGVVIVNAARGGLIDEQALADAITSGQVRAAGLDVFATEPCTDSPLFELPQVVVTPHLGASTSEAQDRAGTDVAKSVRLALAGHFVPDAVNITGGAVDEEVAPWLEVARKAGVLVGAISNEPPTSLVVDVRGELAANNVDVLGLSALRGLFSAVLDEPVTFVNAPAVAEGRGVTSEVTTASESPNHRSVVDVKAVFADGSTHNVSGTLSGPRLVEKIVNINGRNFDLRAEGHNLIVSYDDQPGSLGKIGTLLGNAGVDILAAGLSQDAEGGGATMMLRVSSVLDDDVVAAIGDAVSATLIEQVDLS; from the coding sequence GTGAGCTCTGCTGGCCGCCCGGTTGTACTCATCGCCGACAAGCTGGCGCCGTCCACCGTGGAAGCACTCGGTGACGGTGTCGAGGTGCGATGGGTCGACGGTCCGGATCGTCCCAAGTTGCTCGAGGCGGTCGTCGACGCCGACGCCATCCTGGTCCGCTCGGCGACGACCGTGGACGCCGAGGTCCTCGACGCGGGCAAGAAGCTGAAGATCATCGCCCGCGCCGGTGTCGGCCTGGACAATGTGGACGTCCCCGCGGCGACCGAGCGCGGCGTCATGGTCGTCAACGCCCCGACCTCCAACATCCACACGGCGGCCGAACACGCTGTCGCACTGCTGATGTCGGCCTCGCGTCAGATCCCGGCCGCCGACGCCACCCTGCGTGAGAAGACCTGGAAGCGTTCGTCGTTCAACGGTGTCGAGATCTTCGACAAGACCGTCGGTGTCGTCGGCCTCGGCCGCATCGGTCAGCTCGTGGCCGCCCGGCTGGCCGCGTTCGAGACCCACATCATCGCCTACGACCCCTATGTGTCGCCGGCCCGCGCGGCCCAGCTGGGGATCGAGCTGGTCAGCCTCGACGAATTGCTCGAGCGCGCCGACTTCATCACCGTCCACCTGCCGAAGACGCCCGAGACCCTGGGTCTGATCGGCGCCGAGCAGCTCGCGCGGACCAAGAAGGGCGTGGTCATCGTCAACGCCGCCCGTGGTGGTCTCATCGACGAGCAGGCCCTCGCCGACGCGATCACCTCCGGTCAGGTCCGGGCCGCGGGACTCGACGTCTTCGCCACCGAGCCCTGCACCGACTCGCCGCTGTTCGAGCTCCCGCAGGTCGTCGTGACCCCGCACCTCGGTGCCTCGACCAGCGAGGCTCAGGACCGGGCCGGCACCGACGTCGCCAAAAGCGTGCGGCTGGCGTTGGCCGGACACTTCGTCCCCGACGCGGTCAACATCACCGGTGGCGCCGTCGACGAAGAGGTCGCACCGTGGCTCGAGGTCGCCCGCAAGGCCGGCGTTCTCGTCGGCGCGATCAGCAACGAGCCGCCGACCTCGCTCGTCGTGGACGTACGTGGCGAACTCGCCGCCAACAACGTCGACGTCCTCGGCCTCTCGGCTCTGCGCGGTCTGTTCTCGGCGGTGCTCGACGAGCCGGTCACCTTCGTCAACGCCCCGGCGGTCGCCGAGGGACGCGGCGTGACCAGCGAGGTCACGACCGCATCGGAGAGCCCCAACCACCGCAGCGTGGTCGACGTGAAGGCCGTCTTCGCCGACGGTTCCACCCACAACGTGTCGGGCACCCTCTCGGGTCCGCGGCTGGTGGAGAAGATCGTCAACATCAACGGCCGTAACTTCGACCTCCGCGCCGAGGGCCACAACCTGATCGTCAGCTACGACGATCAGCCGGGTTCGCTGGGCAAGATCGGCACCCTGCTCGGCAATGCGGGTGTCGACATCCTGGCCGCCGGTCTGTCCCAGGACGCCGAGGGCGGCGGGGCCACGATGATGCTCCGCGTGAGCAGCGTTCTCGACGACGACGTCGTCGCCGCGATCGGTGACGCGGTCAGCGCGACCCTGATCGAACAGGTCGACCTCTCATGA
- a CDS encoding LacI family DNA-binding transcriptional regulator, which translates to MRKTGEGPARGPLTLRMIATELGVSPSTVSRVLNTPGDAALRWGSSDTVARIRAFAAEHDYSPNPQASSLRTRRSGLIGVLVPRLQDYVLATIYEGIEEAAYESGLSTFVTNSLDKPDNQRARTRMMIDRRVDGLIYGDAHLDHRFLDEIHSQGIKFALVSRTAGDYPSATVDDVKGGRLVGSHLLDTGRRDVAVLAGWEFASTARDRTNGIVTTFAEHGVEIPDDRIVYSGFDPAGGRAAVEQLLATGPVPDAIFATNDFAAIGAFGALRDRGIRVPDDVALVGYNDTPIAAGGAVPLTTIRSPMHEMGRRAVGLLLEVIGGRTPESIVLEPELIVRSSSISATVQAGGPSSIEA; encoded by the coding sequence GAGGGGCCGGCGCGGGGACCGCTGACGCTCCGCATGATCGCGACGGAGCTCGGGGTCAGCCCGTCGACCGTGTCGCGAGTGCTCAATACGCCCGGTGACGCCGCGCTCCGCTGGGGTTCGTCTGACACGGTCGCCCGGATCCGCGCGTTTGCAGCCGAGCACGACTACTCGCCGAATCCCCAGGCATCGAGTCTGCGCACACGGCGCTCGGGATTGATCGGGGTGCTCGTCCCTCGACTACAGGACTATGTGCTCGCGACCATCTACGAGGGGATAGAAGAGGCGGCCTACGAATCGGGTCTGTCGACATTCGTCACCAACTCGCTGGACAAGCCGGACAACCAACGGGCACGTACTCGAATGATGATCGACCGGCGGGTCGACGGCCTGATCTACGGGGACGCCCACCTCGACCACCGCTTCCTGGACGAGATCCATTCGCAGGGAATCAAATTCGCGCTCGTATCCCGAACGGCGGGGGACTATCCCTCGGCGACCGTCGATGATGTGAAGGGCGGACGACTGGTCGGTTCGCACCTGCTCGACACGGGACGACGAGATGTCGCGGTACTCGCCGGCTGGGAGTTCGCCTCCACCGCTCGTGACCGGACCAACGGCATCGTGACCACGTTCGCCGAGCACGGCGTCGAGATCCCGGACGACCGTATCGTCTATTCGGGCTTCGATCCGGCCGGCGGTCGGGCCGCCGTCGAGCAGCTGCTCGCGACCGGCCCGGTGCCCGACGCCATTTTCGCGACCAACGACTTCGCCGCGATCGGAGCGTTCGGAGCTCTGCGCGATCGTGGGATTCGCGTACCCGACGACGTCGCCCTCGTCGGTTACAACGACACGCCGATCGCCGCGGGCGGTGCCGTCCCGCTGACCACGATTCGATCACCGATGCACGAAATGGGCAGGCGCGCTGTCGGCTTGCTGCTCGAGGTCATCGGCGGCCGGACACCCGAGTCGATCGTGCTCGAGCCCGAACTGATCGTCCGCTCGAGCAGCATCTCCGCGACCGTTCAGGCGGGCGGTCCGTCATCCATCGAGGCGTGA